The following coding sequences lie in one Lysobacter capsici genomic window:
- the acnA gene encoding aconitate hydratase AcnA: MSDSFSTRRQLSVNGRDYTYFSLPALGERYDISRLPYSMKILLENLLRHEDGGMTVGKDHIEAVAQWDANKEPDQEIAFMPARVVLQDFTGVPCVVDLAAMRDAVSKLGGKPSQINPLIPSELVIDHSVQVDVFGSPQALDLNGKIEFERNMERYSFLRWGQKSFENFKVVPPNTGIVHQVNLENLARVVMGREVDGVLQAFPDTVFGTDSHTTMINGIGVLGWGVGGIEAEAAMLGQPSSMLIPQVVGFKLTGQLPEGATATDLVLTVTQMLRKHGVVGKFVEFFGDGLQHLPLADRATIANMAPEYGATCGIFPIDAEAVTYLRLSGRSEEQIALVESYAKAQGLWHEPGQPHATYSATLELDLGDVRPSMAGPKRPQDRVLLENVHTNFADNLGPLIANRKAKVGCAIEELKGEGGDQPQAQHLAAKPVSKIRIKDQDAALCDGSVVIAAITSCTNTSNPAVMLGAGLLARNAARLGLKSKPWVKTSLGPGSLVVTDYLRKAGVLADLETLGFYVVGYGCTTCIGNSGPLPEEVSKGIAENELVVASVLSGNRNFEGRVHPEVKANYLASPPLVVAYALAGTVNIDLTQEPIGKGSDGQDVFLRDIWPTNKEIGDMIAATVGPELFAQNYADVFKGDTRWNQIASPDGESFQWDAASTYIKNPPYFDGMTMDVGSIDDVHGARVMGVFGDSITTDHISPAGNIKKDSPAGRFLQERGVQPADFNSYGSRRGNDDVMVRGTFANIRIKNLMFGGEEGGNTLYFAKNGGEGEKLAIYDAAIKYKADGVPLVVFAGKEYGTGSSRDWAAKGTNLLGVKAVIAESFERIHRSNLVGMGVLPLQFKDGENAQTHGLDGSETIDVIGLEDGKSKTATLVARKADGSEQKFEVKVLLLTPKEVEYFRHGGILHYVLRQLAAKKAA; the protein is encoded by the coding sequence CGCCTTCATGCCGGCGCGCGTGGTCCTGCAGGACTTCACCGGCGTGCCCTGCGTGGTCGACCTGGCGGCGATGCGCGACGCGGTCAGCAAGCTTGGCGGCAAGCCCTCGCAGATCAACCCGCTGATCCCGTCGGAACTGGTGATCGACCACTCGGTCCAGGTCGACGTGTTCGGCAGCCCGCAGGCGCTGGACCTCAACGGCAAGATCGAGTTCGAACGCAACATGGAGCGCTACAGCTTCCTACGCTGGGGCCAGAAGTCGTTCGAGAATTTCAAGGTGGTACCGCCCAACACCGGCATCGTCCATCAGGTGAATCTGGAAAACCTGGCGCGCGTGGTGATGGGCCGTGAGGTCGACGGCGTGCTGCAGGCGTTCCCCGACACCGTGTTCGGCACCGACAGCCACACCACCATGATCAACGGCATCGGCGTGCTCGGCTGGGGCGTGGGCGGCATCGAGGCCGAAGCGGCGATGCTCGGACAGCCCTCGTCGATGCTGATCCCGCAGGTGGTCGGCTTCAAGCTCACCGGGCAGTTGCCCGAGGGCGCGACCGCGACCGACCTGGTCCTGACCGTGACCCAGATGCTGCGCAAGCACGGCGTGGTCGGCAAGTTCGTCGAGTTCTTCGGCGACGGCCTGCAGCACCTGCCGCTGGCCGACCGCGCGACCATCGCCAACATGGCGCCGGAGTACGGCGCGACCTGCGGCATCTTCCCGATCGACGCCGAAGCGGTCACCTACCTGCGCCTGTCCGGCCGCAGCGAGGAACAGATCGCGCTGGTCGAGTCCTACGCCAAGGCCCAGGGCCTGTGGCACGAACCCGGCCAGCCGCACGCGACCTACTCGGCGACGCTGGAACTCGACCTGGGCGACGTGCGCCCGTCGATGGCCGGCCCCAAGCGCCCGCAGGACCGCGTGCTGCTCGAAAACGTGCATACCAACTTCGCCGACAACCTCGGCCCGCTGATCGCCAACCGCAAGGCCAAGGTCGGTTGCGCGATCGAGGAGCTCAAGGGCGAAGGCGGCGACCAGCCGCAGGCGCAGCACCTGGCCGCCAAGCCGGTGTCGAAGATCCGGATCAAGGACCAGGATGCCGCGCTGTGCGACGGCTCGGTGGTGATCGCCGCGATCACCTCGTGCACCAACACCTCCAACCCGGCGGTGATGCTCGGCGCCGGCCTGCTCGCGCGCAACGCGGCGCGGCTGGGGCTGAAGTCCAAGCCCTGGGTCAAGACCTCGCTCGGCCCGGGCTCGCTGGTGGTCACCGATTACCTGCGCAAGGCCGGCGTGCTCGCCGACCTGGAAACGCTGGGCTTCTACGTGGTCGGCTACGGCTGCACCACCTGCATCGGCAACTCCGGCCCGCTGCCCGAAGAGGTGTCCAAGGGCATCGCCGAGAACGAACTGGTGGTGGCCTCGGTGCTGTCGGGCAACCGCAACTTCGAAGGCCGCGTGCATCCGGAAGTCAAAGCCAACTACCTCGCCTCGCCGCCGCTGGTGGTCGCTTACGCGCTCGCCGGCACGGTCAATATCGACTTGACCCAGGAACCCATCGGCAAGGGTAGCGACGGCCAGGACGTGTTCCTGCGCGACATCTGGCCTACGAACAAGGAAATCGGCGACATGATCGCCGCGACCGTCGGCCCGGAACTGTTCGCGCAGAACTACGCCGACGTGTTCAAGGGCGACACCCGCTGGAACCAGATCGCCTCGCCCGACGGCGAGTCGTTCCAGTGGGACGCGGCCTCGACCTACATCAAGAACCCGCCCTACTTCGACGGCATGACCATGGACGTGGGCAGCATCGACGACGTGCACGGCGCGAGGGTGATGGGCGTGTTCGGCGATTCGATCACCACCGACCACATCTCGCCGGCCGGCAACATCAAGAAGGATTCGCCCGCGGGCCGCTTCCTGCAGGAACGCGGCGTGCAGCCGGCCGACTTCAACAGCTACGGTTCGCGCCGCGGCAACGACGACGTGATGGTGCGCGGCACCTTCGCCAACATCCGCATCAAGAACCTGATGTTCGGCGGCGAGGAAGGCGGCAACACCCTGTATTTCGCGAAGAACGGCGGCGAAGGCGAGAAGCTGGCGATCTATGACGCGGCGATCAAGTACAAGGCCGACGGCGTGCCGCTGGTGGTGTTCGCCGGCAAGGAATACGGCACCGGCTCCTCGCGCGACTGGGCGGCCAAGGGCACCAACCTGCTCGGGGTCAAGGCGGTGATCGCCGAAAGCTTCGAGCGCATCCACCGCTCCAACCTGGTCGGCATGGGCGTGCTGCCGCTGCAGTTCAAGGACGGCGAAAACGCGCAGACCCATGGCCTGGACGGTTCGGAAACCATCGACGTGATCGGCCTGGAGGACGGCAAGTCCAAGACCGCGACCCTGGTGGCCAGGAAGGCCGACGGCAGCGAACAGAAGTTCGAGGTGAAGGTGCTGCTGTTGACGCCGAAGGAAGTCGAGTACTTCCGCCATGGCGGCATCCTGCATTACGTGCTGCGTCAGTTGGCCGCAAAAAAGGCCGCCTGA